One stretch of Filifactor alocis ATCC 35896 DNA includes these proteins:
- a CDS encoding 4Fe-4S dicluster domain-containing protein encodes MNQLYTDIIQIRQNVFAEITRIAYSDEDLIEALENAPMKILPGEVSERRQSIFKERAIVGERLRLTLGLPVRKASEFRRLSEGIKAIDETERVYEAPLVNVIPFACNACPTKALEVTSTCRQCMAHPCIQVCPVGAITMGETQTHIDKEKCIKCGKCKEACPYNAIIQYDRPCAEACGVNAIGSDEYGRALIDHDKCVSCGQCMAHCPFGAIADKAQIYQLVKSIRNKKQKHIAIVAPAFVSQFGDKITPAQVFEGIKMLGFDDVVEVGLGADIATINEAKEFLHVVPNELPYLATSCCPAWVSMVNKMFPEVVPQVSDALSPMKFTVQHIRKTDPDVKIIFVGPCVAKKLEALGEEMKSYVDFVITFEELMGMFVGKGIDLAAIETDNVINDSSAIGRGFAQAGGVAGAVQAYIKEIEPERELMLEAADGLHDCVKLARLAKAGKKNGYLIEGMGCPGGCIAGAGTLAPYNKAQKALNNFMKAAEYQSPTQNPLLDK; translated from the coding sequence ATGAATCAATTGTATACGGATATTATACAAATTAGACAGAATGTATTTGCAGAAATCACAAGAATTGCGTATTCAGATGAAGATTTAATTGAAGCATTAGAGAATGCACCGATGAAAATTTTGCCGGGAGAAGTATCTGAACGACGTCAAAGTATTTTTAAGGAAAGAGCAATTGTTGGGGAAAGATTGCGTCTTACTTTGGGATTACCGGTTAGAAAAGCATCTGAATTCAGAAGACTTTCAGAAGGTATTAAAGCAATTGACGAAACAGAACGCGTGTATGAAGCACCGCTTGTAAATGTAATTCCGTTTGCTTGTAATGCTTGTCCTACAAAAGCTTTGGAAGTAACTTCCACTTGTAGACAGTGTATGGCGCATCCATGTATTCAAGTTTGTCCGGTCGGAGCAATTACAATGGGCGAAACACAAACTCACATCGATAAAGAAAAATGTATCAAATGCGGAAAATGTAAAGAAGCTTGTCCGTACAATGCAATTATACAATATGACAGACCTTGTGCAGAGGCATGTGGTGTGAATGCAATCGGCAGTGATGAATACGGAAGAGCATTGATTGATCACGATAAATGCGTATCTTGCGGTCAATGTATGGCACACTGTCCATTTGGAGCAATTGCAGACAAGGCACAAATCTATCAATTGGTAAAATCTATCCGAAATAAAAAACAAAAACATATCGCAATTGTTGCACCGGCGTTCGTTAGCCAATTCGGAGATAAAATTACACCTGCACAAGTATTTGAAGGAATCAAAATGTTGGGATTCGATGATGTTGTAGAAGTTGGTTTGGGAGCAGATATTGCAACAATCAACGAAGCAAAAGAATTCTTACATGTTGTACCGAATGAACTGCCATACTTGGCAACAAGCTGTTGTCCTGCTTGGGTATCTATGGTAAACAAAATGTTCCCGGAAGTAGTGCCGCAAGTATCTGATGCATTGTCTCCAATGAAATTTACGGTACAACATATCAGAAAAACAGATCCGGATGTAAAAATCATATTCGTAGGACCTTGTGTTGCCAAAAAATTGGAAGCACTCGGAGAAGAAATGAAATCTTATGTGGATTTTGTTATCACATTTGAAGAGTTGATGGGAATGTTTGTTGGAAAAGGTATTGATTTGGCTGCTATCGAAACAGACAATGTAATCAATGACTCATCTGCAATCGGAAGAGGTTTTGCACAAGCCGGAGGAGTTGCCGGAGCGGTGCAAGCATATATCAAAGAAATCGAACCGGAAAGAGAATTGATGTTAGAAGCGGCAGACGGATTGCATGATTGTGTGAAATTGGCACGTCTTGCAAAAGCAGGAAAGAAAAACGGATATTTAATTGAAGGAATGGGATGTCCGGGTGGATGTATCGCAGGTGCAGGAACATTAGCTCCATACAACAAAGCACAAAAAGCATTGAACAACTTTATGAAAGCTGCAGAATATCAATCACCTACTCAAAATCCATTGCTTGATAAATAA
- a CDS encoding Na+/H+ antiporter NhaC family protein: protein MICFNAKNSRMFMVLFSLFILFPSMVFAEDKQVPPALYATFWALIPPIVAIALALLTKEVYSSLFIGIFIGGLFYANFSIEGAMNHILTEGIINVLSDKYNVGILVFLVVLGAIVNLMNATGGSSSFGEWTEKRISSRKGAQFLTIILGLIVFIDDYFNCLTVGSVMKPISDKYKLSRAKLAYLIDSTAAPICIIAPISSWAAAVTGFVPGADGFQIFIQAIPYNFYAFLTIFMMFAITWMGFDFGPMKTHEENAKNGDIYTTPDRPYENIASHEISGKGNVNDLVIPVLILIFFCAAGMLYSGGFFTGVDFISAFSGSDASFGLSLGSMIALVLIILFYIARRVLSFHECMECIPEGFKSMVSAILILTFAWTLKSMTDSLGATVFVSEVMKNTAGHFMNLVPALVFVVGCALAFATGTSWGTFGILIPIVVSVFAGHDKTMMIISISACMAGAVCGDHCSPISDTTIMSSAGAQCNHINHVNTQMPYAMTVAVVSFVNYVIAGFVKSAVIMLPLSFVLMFITLVVLKKVTATKSVPVNVLNPSNEC, encoded by the coding sequence ATGATCTGTTTTAACGCAAAAAATTCACGTATGTTCATGGTATTGTTTTCACTGTTTATTTTATTTCCTTCGATGGTTTTTGCGGAAGATAAACAGGTGCCCCCAGCTCTATATGCAACTTTTTGGGCATTAATACCTCCTATTGTAGCAATCGCACTTGCATTATTGACAAAAGAAGTTTACAGTTCTCTCTTTATCGGAATTTTTATCGGAGGACTGTTTTATGCCAACTTTTCTATTGAAGGTGCAATGAATCATATTCTGACGGAGGGAATTATCAATGTTCTGTCAGATAAATATAATGTCGGTATTTTGGTCTTTTTGGTCGTTTTGGGTGCAATTGTCAATCTGATGAATGCAACGGGTGGATCTTCTTCTTTCGGAGAATGGACAGAAAAAAGAATCTCCTCTCGTAAAGGCGCACAGTTTTTGACCATTATATTGGGACTGATTGTATTTATTGATGACTACTTCAACTGCCTTACCGTAGGAAGTGTGATGAAGCCGATTTCGGACAAGTATAAACTTTCTCGTGCGAAACTGGCTTACTTGATTGATTCTACCGCTGCACCTATCTGTATTATTGCACCGATTTCTTCTTGGGCTGCAGCTGTAACGGGTTTTGTTCCAGGTGCTGACGGGTTCCAAATTTTTATCCAAGCGATTCCTTACAACTTTTATGCATTTTTGACCATCTTTATGATGTTTGCCATCACATGGATGGGTTTTGACTTCGGTCCGATGAAAACACATGAGGAAAATGCCAAAAACGGAGATATCTATACGACTCCGGATCGTCCCTACGAAAATATCGCTTCACATGAAATTTCAGGCAAAGGAAATGTCAATGACCTTGTGATACCTGTTTTGATTTTAATCTTCTTCTGTGCAGCAGGTATGCTTTATTCCGGCGGATTTTTCACCGGCGTGGACTTTATCAGTGCTTTTTCAGGTAGTGATGCTTCCTTCGGATTGTCTTTGGGAAGTATGATTGCATTGGTTCTTATCATCCTGTTCTATATCGCTCGTCGAGTGCTTTCTTTCCATGAATGTATGGAATGTATTCCGGAAGGATTCAAATCAATGGTATCTGCCATTTTGATTCTAACCTTTGCTTGGACATTAAAATCTATGACAGACAGCCTCGGTGCTACTGTATTCGTGTCGGAAGTGATGAAAAATACTGCCGGACACTTTATGAATTTAGTTCCTGCACTTGTATTTGTTGTAGGTTGTGCACTTGCTTTTGCAACAGGTACTTCCTGGGGAACGTTCGGTATTTTGATTCCGATTGTAGTATCTGTTTTTGCCGGACATGACAAAACCATGATGATTATTTCCATTTCCGCTTGTATGGCAGGTGCTGTTTGCGGAGATCACTGTTCCCCTATCTCCGATACGACAATCATGTCATCGGCGGGAGCTCAATGTAACCACATCAACCATGTCAATACGCAGATGCCTTATGCAATGACAGTTGCCGTTGTATCATTTGTCAACTATGTGATTGCCGGATTTGTAAAGAGTGCCGTTATTATGTTACCTCTTTCTTTTGTACTGATGTTTATTACACTTGTCGTACTCAAAAAAGTAACTGCAACAAAATCGGTACCGGTCAATGTATTAAATCCTTCTAACGAATGCTAA
- a CDS encoding CTP synthase produces MAKYVFVTGGVVSSLGKGITAASLGRLLKARGLKVSIQKFDPYLNFDPGTMSPYQHGEVFVTEDGGETDLDLGHYERFIDENLSINSSVTSGKIYYSVISKERKGEYLGGTVQVIPHITNEIKERIQRVAKHNELDVVITEIGGTVGDIESQPFLEAIRQMKYEVGEENVCYIHVTLVPYLRRAGELKTKPTQHSVKELRSIGIQPDIVVCRTEEELTEDMKDKIALFCNLKPNHVVQNMDAETLYSVPLMLQKEKLDRLVIDRLGLDAKEADLTEWIAMVEREKSLTEECTIALVGKYVELKDAYLSVVEALYHAGLANGIKVNVDWINAEEIESYTDRQIQELFQKTDGILVPGGFGDRGIEGKILAAKYARENNIPYFGICLGMQLAVIEFARHVGGIEDAHSAELSITTNPVINLMPEQEDIEEKGGTMRLGVYPCKVLEGTKAMEAYGSNLIYERHRHRYEFNNIYRQQLENKGLVISGVSPDDRLVEIVEIPTHKWYVACQFHPEFKSRPTKSHPLFHDFIQATMDK; encoded by the coding sequence ATGGCAAAATATGTATTTGTAACAGGAGGGGTAGTGTCATCTCTTGGAAAAGGGATTACGGCAGCATCTCTGGGCAGATTGCTCAAAGCAAGAGGCTTGAAAGTATCTATCCAAAAATTTGATCCATATCTGAATTTTGATCCCGGTACGATGAGTCCGTATCAACATGGGGAAGTTTTCGTAACGGAAGATGGCGGAGAAACGGATTTGGATTTAGGTCATTATGAAAGATTTATCGACGAAAATCTTTCTATCAATTCAAGCGTTACATCCGGGAAAATTTATTACAGTGTCATCAGTAAGGAGAGAAAAGGAGAATACTTGGGAGGAACAGTCCAAGTGATTCCGCATATTACCAATGAAATCAAGGAGAGAATTCAGCGAGTTGCAAAACATAACGAGCTGGATGTTGTCATTACCGAAATCGGTGGAACTGTAGGAGATATTGAATCTCAACCGTTCCTTGAGGCGATTCGTCAAATGAAGTATGAAGTTGGGGAAGAAAATGTTTGCTATATTCATGTGACACTTGTTCCGTACTTAAGACGAGCAGGCGAGCTCAAGACCAAACCGACGCAACACAGTGTCAAAGAACTCCGTTCTATCGGAATTCAACCTGATATTGTCGTTTGCAGGACAGAAGAAGAATTGACAGAAGATATGAAAGATAAGATTGCATTGTTCTGTAATTTGAAACCGAATCATGTGGTTCAAAATATGGATGCAGAAACCTTATATTCCGTTCCGTTGATGTTACAAAAAGAAAAATTGGATCGTTTGGTGATTGACCGTCTCGGACTGGATGCCAAAGAGGCTGATTTGACCGAATGGATTGCTATGGTGGAGAGAGAAAAGAGTTTGACCGAAGAGTGTACCATTGCATTGGTGGGAAAATATGTCGAGCTGAAGGATGCCTATCTTTCGGTAGTGGAGGCACTCTACCACGCAGGATTGGCAAACGGAATTAAGGTAAATGTGGATTGGATTAACGCAGAAGAAATCGAATCTTATACAGACCGACAAATTCAAGAACTGTTTCAGAAGACAGACGGAATCTTGGTTCCGGGAGGATTTGGAGATCGAGGAATCGAAGGAAAGATTTTGGCAGCAAAATATGCAAGAGAAAACAATATCCCTTATTTCGGAATTTGTTTGGGAATGCAGTTGGCAGTGATTGAATTTGCAAGACATGTTGGCGGAATTGAAGATGCGCATAGTGCAGAACTCAGTATAACAACAAATCCGGTTATCAATTTGATGCCGGAGCAGGAAGATATTGAAGAAAAAGGCGGCACCATGCGTTTAGGGGTGTATCCTTGCAAGGTGTTGGAAGGTACCAAAGCGATGGAGGCTTATGGAAGCAATTTGATTTATGAGCGTCACAGACATCGCTATGAATTCAATAATATTTACAGACAGCAATTAGAAAACAAAGGGCTTGTGATTTCAGGGGTGTCGCCTGATGACCGCCTGGTAGAAATTGTAGAAATTCCGACTCACAAATGGTATGTTGCTTGTCAATTCCATCCGGAATTTAAATCAAGACCGACAAAATCACATCCGTTGTTCCATGATTTTATTCAAGCGACAATGGATAAGTAA